The region AAGGATCGACATTACCTGGAGAAGGACTGGGGGCAATACTTTTGTGATGATAACACCATCCCTTCCAATGGAAAAATCATCTTAGAGGTAGATTCATCTCTCATTTCTGGAAATTTCAAATTTTCATATACGAATTTTGAAGATTATACCTGATTCATTTGTCAAGTAAAAGTAAAAGTGCATTCTTTTTTGGAACTAAAATTTCATCATTATCCACAGGCTGGCTGTGGAGTTGGAAACACAATATTTCCACTTATCAAGAAATACCCTCAACTTTATGTCCATGCTTGTGATTTCTCTCATCATGCTATCAATCTTGTTAAGGTTCATTACTTCCTCATCATTTTCCCACTTTGATGATCTGCCACATAGGATAATCCTCTACTGCGTTTGGCTATGTCAATGAGACAAAACATCCAGTTTTTTTGTCTATgcaaaagacgtgaatgccctcCTCATCCTCGAAAATATCCCTATAAACCTCGTCCAATATTGACTTTGTCTCCTCAAGGAATGCAGTCAGATGCAAAGTTTCGTGAAGATCAAATGAATGTTTTTGTTTGCAATATTGCTGAAGACGATCTTTGTGACCATATTATCCCCTCATCTCTTGACATTGCTACATTGGTAATAATGCACTTTACAACTTCAAGATTTTGGTTCTTGATACTCTTACTATATGAGAATTTAGAACTTATAGATAAATTATAAATACCAATAATAATGATTTTATGCAGATTTTTACATTATCTGCGGTTTGTCCTGAGAACATGCCTAATGTGATACAAAACCTTGGACACGTATTAAAGGTCACACCCAAATCCAAATTAACTCTCTTTATTCTTAGTTCTAATTTTTGGTGTGTATTCTCACAttccttattatatatatgaatttgCAGCCTAATGGTGTTGTTCTTTTACGGGATTATGCAATTGGGGATTATGCTCAAGTGAGTTTATAGTATCTTGTTCTACTATTTAATTGGTCTTCATGGCATCTAATCTTTATGGTCATTATGCAGGAATTGCTAATAACCAAGAATCAAGTTATTAGTGACAACTTCTATTTTCGTGGAGATGGCActgtaagtttattattattatttatttccaTCCTTTTAATAATCTTATTGTTATTATCAAATATATGTCTGCAGTCTTCGTTCTACTTCTCGGAAGATTTTTTGTCAAATATGTTTGTAAGAGCTGGATTTAGCATAGTGGATGTAAATACATACAACAGAGAAATTAAAAACCGTTCTAAAAATATTACAATGCAGCGGTATATACTTCAATCCtgatattttcttttttttaattaaatatctGAATGTGATCTAATTTGCTCGTGATTTCTTGTATTTTAGGCAATGGATACGAGCAGTTTTCAGAAGATGCTGACAACCATGGTTCAATTTCTATAGCTGTAATAATTTGTTCATCACATATTATATTATCCAGTTGAAACTGTAAAGTATTAGGGTTATTTTTGTGAATAGCCTCTTTGCattataaaatgacaaaaatatatcacttgtttaatatttgtttgataaaaccatggttTTTGTCGTGGTAAATAAGGGCCCATGAGTCAGTGTGGTTTTGCAATTTTAAAATGCGATGACAAGCTTGAGCTCAAATCGACCATGTTAGGTCAAGTTTGAACTCGGTTTTGGAATGAGGAATATTTGAGCTTGAATAGTTCAACTATGTGTTAGAAATTATTCTCAATTAAGCAAGTTTGAGACAGGAGTGGTACAAACAACTTTTAGGCCTAATGCATAAACAAAGAATAAGCCCTTgcacaatatttttttatttaagttcCAAAAATTATTGCTAAAGTTTACAAGTTATGTCTCTTAAATCGAAGTTTAATTTTCTAACcgactaacattatatatatatatatatatatatatatatatatatatatatatatatatatatatatatatatatatatatatatatatatatatatatatatatatataattcaacaACAAACTTTAAATATGGGAACGAACTGAATAAAGCAATTGTTGATTTGGTCAGGAAAAAAAGCAATGCATCAATCATacgcagtgttgtaaaactcgccgagttggtcgatTACTCGGCCGATTACTCCCTACTTGGCCCCTTACTGAAGCGAGTTACAGAATTTGAGTACTCCCCGATCAGCCTCTTATTGAAGcgagcagtgttgtaaaactctgTCAACTCGATGATTAAtctatacttaatgatttattgtttaacacatacatatatagttagtactatatatatatatatatatatatatatatatatatatatatatatatatatatatatatatatatatatatatatatatatatatatatatagttctcaGTAATTATTCATCAAGtaagaccattatgtgtttttcaagTTTTGTGTATGCACatttatctaattttgttatacatttcaatcaaattatgattttacattatgattttgacatatataattttcctaaaaatatttctacatgaattatcgAATCCAAGTACTCGCTACTCGACAGTTGGTTGAATAGGTAATGAGTaatgagttctacaaccttgatcATATGCAtaagattttttttaagtttacgTGAAATTAATACAGTTTCAATAATATGTAATCAAAAAATGTTTTAGTAAAGTTTGTTAGTTCTTTCCTTTAATTGCAAGTAATCAGAAGCTGAAACGATTTCCTAGTCTAACCTCAATTACGATTAAAGCAATTATTTATTTTATCAGTTCGTCTGTTAGCTCATTCAAAGGAGTTCGCCATTGATctcgactatatatatatatatatatatatatatatatatatatatatatatatatatatatatatatatatatatatatatatatatatatatatatatatatatatatatataataggttttttctttttttctaggTTTACATTTTATGTAGCTTTGTTTATATTTTTGGTTCAATTATACCTGATAACAAATATTTCCGAAGATAGATCTTAGATCTATCTGCGAGTATCTAATATTTGCACGAGTATCTGCAAATATTTATTTGCAGGTATATTTTGAGATTAGGGCAAATATCCCATAAATTAAAATTCTATTgtaatattaatttaaaaattaaaaaatatgatataATAGTAAGTATCCCATAAAATAAAATTCTACTAGTCTCTATTTTCACCGACCATCACCGACCATCGATTATCAATCGGTTTACGTATCTCTAAGTATATAATACAGTAAGTAatcacttttttttttatctatgccAATTGCCACCTAaagaattttaaaaatatatgtagtGTATCATATATACTAATAAGAGGATGACACATCACCCCATATATCATATATACTAATAAGAGGATGACACCTCACCTCATAAAAGTTCAAAGTTGAACTCTATTCAAGTTATCAAATATTATGCACGTCGTTTAAAAATCCATATTAACTTTTATTGATTAAATAAATATTGGTGGGGTTTATATTGTTTACTAAACTCTTATCTAACGCAAATAAACAATGGTAACAAAGCGTAAGTTATTACTATTTAAAATAACTGCATTTCCGTTGCTCTactattttcatttttcaaaagttTGACGTTGAAATACAAATCAatgagttttatggtttttataGACTAATACATAAAGACAACTTTACAGAAAATATGATCACAATATTACACTTTCATATAAACTAATtaatatttttcttctttttttaatACTATCTATATTTTGATACAAGTCTGGTAACATAACTATTAGTAGGTGTTTGGGaatgtttttttaaaatgacTTATTAGTTTATTGGCATTTTAAAAAATCAATAAGCTAAAAAGATATTTGACAAACACTAGTTTTATAGGCAAAAAAAAATAGCTTTTCCTTTATAGGCAAAAAAAAATAGCTTttctaaaaaaacattaatttttgcttttctaaaaagTCAATAAGAACTTTCAAACACGAT is a window of Lactuca sativa cultivar Salinas chromosome 1, Lsat_Salinas_v11, whole genome shotgun sequence DNA encoding:
- the LOC111899134 gene encoding tRNA N(3)-methylcytidine methyltransferase trm141, yielding MMEFGTVQECSRKSSENTGRSQNSATEEAGAMAVLVSQSYAGAYYPLTTLLPPTIFFRRPHSTAVQCLGFHGSFNVEQYNHNSRKHWDEFYERHQNKFFKDRHYLEKDWGQYFCDDNTIPSNGKIILEAGCGVGNTIFPLIKKYPQLYVHACDFSHHAINLVKSDAKFREDQMNVFVCNIAEDDLCDHIIPSSLDIATLIFTLSAVCPENMPNVIQNLGHVLKPNGVVLLRDYAIGDYAQELLITKNQVISDNFYFRGDGTSSFYFSEDFLSNMFVRAGFSIVDVNTYNREIKNRSKNITMQRQWIRAVFRRC